In a genomic window of Longimicrobiales bacterium:
- a CDS encoding MBL fold metallo-hydrolase: MLALAIAIASPVDAPATAATRVTVLVDAFGERADLRKDWGYAALVEHDGMRILFDTGNDSDLFRHNVEVLGIDLRDLDFVVISHRHGDHTDGLRYLLELNPDVTIYVANDEYFGGPTPQVFFRRKVDSLPAHMRYFDGSVPAQVPHGSPWKHANLERIDGERTIGRGIRVVSNVSRGETFRETPELSLAISTPDGQIVLVGCSHPGIEQILESVAAKSNPVRLLVGGLHWTTLPDAEVERLAEALHATWSVKSIAPGHCTGEFGFASLRRVFGREYRYAGLGTILEP; encoded by the coding sequence TTGCTGGCGCTCGCAATCGCCATCGCTTCACCTGTCGATGCGCCAGCTACGGCGGCCACGCGCGTAACCGTTCTCGTCGACGCGTTCGGTGAGCGTGCGGACCTCCGGAAGGACTGGGGCTACGCTGCGCTCGTCGAGCACGACGGAATGCGCATCCTCTTCGACACCGGCAACGATTCCGATCTGTTCCGGCACAACGTCGAGGTCCTGGGAATCGATCTCCGCGACCTGGACTTCGTGGTGATCTCCCATCGCCACGGCGATCACACCGACGGGTTGCGCTACCTCCTCGAGTTGAATCCTGACGTGACGATCTACGTGGCCAACGACGAGTACTTCGGCGGCCCCACCCCGCAGGTATTCTTCCGGCGCAAGGTCGATTCGCTCCCGGCCCACATGCGGTACTTCGACGGCAGCGTGCCCGCGCAGGTGCCTCATGGGAGTCCGTGGAAGCATGCCAACCTGGAACGGATCGATGGCGAGCGAACGATCGGCCGCGGCATCCGGGTCGTGTCGAATGTCTCTCGCGGCGAGACCTTCCGGGAGACGCCGGAGCTCTCGCTAGCCATCTCGACGCCTGACGGGCAGATCGTGCTCGTCGGATGCTCGCACCCCGGGATCGAGCAGATCCTCGAATCGGTGGCAGCGAAATCGAACCCGGTGCGGCTCCTGGTCGGAGGCCTCCACTGGACCACGTTGCCGGACGCTGAAGTCGAGCGCCTGGCGGAAGCCCTCCACGCCACGTGGAGCGTGAAATCCATCGCGCCTGGCCACTGTACCGGCGAGTTCGGCTTCGCGTCACTGCGCCGCGTATTCGGCCGGGAGTATCGCTACGCCGGACTGGGGACCATTCTGGAGCCGTGA
- a CDS encoding cupin domain-containing protein: protein MRLSSTPRPLVASAILMITAVGVNCNARRTAPSASPAVQAEGLILHSGEGERRVRRNAGKGPFIIKVDRQNGGSPDLVMGYEDIAPGAEIQSHRHLVADEILFVHRGSGTASLNGRTARVTAGATIYIPRNVTISLVNDGTEPLGITFTFSKPGFEELMRDNSVPDGQPVTPMSADERARTQAKHRWHTIAGPPVP, encoded by the coding sequence CGCTCGTTGCGTCGGCGATACTCATGATCACCGCCGTCGGGGTGAACTGCAACGCACGGCGCACGGCGCCTTCGGCAAGCCCGGCAGTGCAGGCCGAAGGATTGATCCTGCACAGCGGCGAGGGAGAGCGACGCGTGCGGCGAAACGCCGGGAAGGGGCCGTTCATCATCAAGGTCGACCGCCAGAACGGCGGATCGCCGGACCTGGTGATGGGCTACGAGGATATCGCGCCAGGCGCGGAAATCCAGTCGCATCGGCACCTCGTCGCGGACGAGATCCTCTTCGTCCACCGCGGTTCGGGAACCGCGTCACTGAATGGGCGCACCGCACGCGTGACAGCGGGTGCGACGATATACATCCCGCGCAACGTCACCATCAGCCTCGTGAATGATGGGACCGAGCCGCTCGGCATCACCTTCACGTTCTCGAAACCCGGCTTCGAGGAGCTGATGCGCGACAATTCCGTCCCTGACGGCCAACCGGTGACACCGATGTCCGCCGACGAGCGCGCGCGAACCCAGGCGAAGCACCGATGGCATACCATCGCGGGACCGCCGGTGCCGTAG